From Paenibacillus sp. V4I7, one genomic window encodes:
- a CDS encoding DUF2194 domain-containing protein translates to MSRKLIIFTCVIVSVLLLGVGLQTVRTIDFFPLSPARNVYQEAQFAVKSSVQSSAAGDKLSLYMYTNPKDSEGNKVKVNLQTALGLAKLQADSITADELRTIKPRPWTVILLTGEDISELDQTVIQSYLNEGGRLLAYTRFYAPEWNDMLGIESNNGFIERTIHGIEVNQTVFPGYPNLPASNALFSNSMLDIKLKPQVNIYLSAEGTPMLWKNNYGQGSVVFWNSTSSIQKVGRGLMVQSIGLALDSLVTSQVAVRSLNIDDFPSPVPLVVNPLIHQEYGLSTSDFYQRIWWADMARFAKIYRWKYTGHMIGDYQNQTSAPFPSLLDNSPKILPYFGSKLLGLGGEIGLHGYNHQSLVTAKEPIDPNLGYVPWPDKASMVESLQRMVELSKGLFPGHEFKTYVPPSNVLNKTGKEALAEAVPSIEIIASLYYVGEEEGFLEQEFGVDREFPRFTNFPRISSGYLLDDGAKFFANDVIANFGMVNHFVHPDDALDIQRSGGKGWKYLSEQFEAWLASLNKNYGYLEPLTVRDAVKKLRIYSAGKVDVHYSQDVITITTKDELVPMHYTVRVPDNRIPEISKEAGVLTRMEHADGLWHLEAHQPTVTLQLKEMKP, encoded by the coding sequence GTGTCCCGCAAGCTGATCATCTTTACGTGCGTTATCGTTAGTGTGCTGCTGCTCGGTGTCGGGCTGCAAACCGTACGAACCATCGACTTCTTTCCTTTATCTCCAGCAAGAAATGTGTATCAAGAGGCACAGTTCGCGGTGAAGAGCTCGGTCCAATCATCCGCAGCAGGTGATAAACTCAGTCTGTATATGTATACAAATCCTAAAGATTCAGAAGGCAATAAGGTCAAAGTCAACCTACAGACAGCACTGGGGCTTGCCAAATTGCAGGCGGATTCCATAACGGCCGACGAATTGAGGACAATTAAACCAAGACCGTGGACTGTCATTCTACTCACTGGTGAAGATATAAGCGAACTGGATCAGACCGTTATTCAGTCCTATTTGAATGAAGGCGGTCGGCTTCTTGCCTATACGCGTTTCTATGCTCCAGAATGGAATGACATGCTGGGGATAGAAAGTAATAACGGATTCATTGAAAGAACGATACATGGCATAGAAGTCAACCAAACCGTATTTCCCGGCTATCCTAATCTTCCGGCAAGCAATGCGCTATTTTCAAACAGTATGTTGGATATTAAGCTTAAGCCGCAGGTTAACATTTATTTATCGGCCGAAGGAACGCCTATGCTCTGGAAAAATAACTATGGACAGGGGAGCGTCGTGTTCTGGAACTCAACCAGCAGTATCCAGAAGGTAGGTCGAGGGCTTATGGTTCAATCCATTGGTCTGGCTCTAGACAGCCTGGTAACTTCACAAGTGGCAGTACGAAGTCTGAATATTGACGATTTCCCGTCCCCCGTTCCGCTTGTTGTTAATCCGCTTATTCATCAGGAATACGGACTAAGCACATCAGACTTCTATCAACGCATTTGGTGGGCAGATATGGCGCGTTTCGCTAAGATCTATAGGTGGAAGTATACGGGACATATGATTGGGGATTATCAAAATCAGACGAGTGCCCCCTTTCCTTCACTACTGGACAACTCCCCAAAGATTCTGCCATATTTTGGCTCTAAATTGTTAGGTCTAGGTGGTGAGATTGGTCTGCATGGCTATAATCACCAATCTCTTGTCACTGCCAAGGAGCCAATCGACCCTAATCTGGGCTATGTTCCTTGGCCTGATAAGGCTTCCATGGTTGAAAGTCTACAGCGTATGGTAGAGCTCTCGAAAGGCTTATTTCCTGGACATGAGTTTAAAACGTATGTGCCTCCTTCCAACGTGCTGAACAAGACGGGTAAGGAAGCGCTGGCTGAAGCCGTACCTTCCATTGAGATTATTGCGTCCCTTTACTACGTAGGAGAAGAAGAGGGCTTTCTCGAACAAGAATTTGGTGTGGATCGTGAATTTCCACGGTTTACGAATTTTCCTCGTATATCCTCAGGCTACCTACTAGATGATGGCGCTAAATTTTTTGCCAATGATGTCATTGCTAATTTTGGAATGGTGAATCATTTTGTTCATCCGGATGATGCGCTGGATATTCAACGTTCCGGGGGTAAAGGCTGGAAATACTTGAGCGAGCAATTTGAAGCCTGGCTAGCATCACTAAATAAAAACTATGGTTATCTGGAACCTTTAACTGTTAGGGACGCCGTGAAAAAACTTCGTATTTACTCGGCCGGAAAGGTCGACGTTCATTACAGTCAAGACGTAATTACAATTACGACCAAGGATGAACTGGTCCCTATGCATTACACCGTTCGCGTGCCAGATAACCGGATACCAGAGATTTCCAAGGAAGCTGGCGTACTGACACGTATGGAGCATGCGGACGGACTTTGGCATTTGGAGGCTCATCAACCTACTGTGACCCTACAATTGAAGGAAATGAAGCCATGA
- a CDS encoding lipopolysaccharide assembly protein LapB, with the protein MRVSRNVRHFDVSPHAWLAVAVSLLFAVIDALQIIALSFHWFSLLLHLVLVLIYNRLLHIISFRIEDRLSAGWVQTIILFFPGVGFLVGSFVFLGLLLFRFRHDFYEEYENYVYYSPQSMESYNINVEAEANRLPFREILMSGEPVGKKEALFSLLQYEGNNKVQLFNEALRNDDPEVVHYAATSLNYLNEQYIRSIKKWTLLLQQDDKSWETWKELLETYRLYLGSHLLTEELALEVRQTFKQWIGQGLSQFPDEPRFIAELCNLARMEKDYKTAIRLAGQLSHIGDYRYMIYLTQAEKMYAEGKLSELSLFAQQWLDSSIEVPDEHLPAIQFWKELKEQGVPQADHLYVRYR; encoded by the coding sequence ATGAGAGTCTCTAGGAATGTCCGGCATTTTGATGTTTCTCCTCACGCATGGCTTGCCGTGGCAGTCAGTCTACTATTTGCTGTGATAGACGCACTGCAGATCATTGCGCTTTCTTTTCATTGGTTTAGCTTGCTGCTCCATCTCGTCCTTGTGCTCATTTATAATAGGCTGCTCCATATCATCTCCTTCCGAATTGAAGATCGACTAAGTGCCGGGTGGGTGCAAACCATTATTCTTTTCTTTCCTGGGGTTGGATTTCTGGTTGGATCATTTGTCTTCTTAGGATTGTTGCTTTTTCGCTTTCGGCACGACTTTTACGAGGAATATGAGAACTACGTCTATTATTCTCCGCAATCGATGGAAAGCTATAACATTAATGTGGAAGCAGAAGCGAACCGTTTGCCATTCCGGGAAATCCTGATGTCAGGCGAGCCTGTGGGCAAGAAGGAGGCTTTATTTTCTCTCCTCCAATATGAAGGCAACAATAAAGTGCAATTGTTTAACGAAGCCCTGCGCAATGATGATCCCGAAGTTGTTCATTATGCAGCGACTAGCTTGAACTATTTAAATGAGCAATATATACGAAGTATCAAGAAATGGACCTTACTTCTGCAGCAGGACGATAAAAGCTGGGAGACATGGAAAGAACTATTGGAAACCTACCGACTTTATTTGGGAAGCCATTTATTGACGGAAGAGCTCGCTCTGGAAGTAAGACAGACGTTCAAACAATGGATCGGACAGGGACTTTCTCAATTTCCCGATGAGCCCCGATTTATTGCAGAGCTATGTAATCTGGCACGAATGGAAAAGGATTACAAGACGGCCATTCGCCTCGCTGGGCAGCTTTCCCATATAGGAGATTATCGCTATATGATTTATTTAACTCAAGCAGAAAAAATGTATGCAGAAGGAAAACTAAGCGAACTTAGTCTATTTGCACAGCAATGGTTGGACAGCAGCATTGAGGTTCCAGACGAGCATCTGCCTGCGATCCAATTTTGGAAGGAGCTGAAGGAACAAGGTGTCCCGCAAGCTGATCATCTTTACGTGCGTTATCGTTAG
- a CDS encoding PleD family two-component system response regulator, which produces MNRLAIVDDDNVLLHILQDLFEVRGLQVSAFNDPIAALKSIKELKPDAVLSDVLMPNLTGFELCRELRSDKSFAKTPIFLMSAKHSIGELSKSMMAGADEYIIKPFQIDDIYEHLKQFYRKKNNPIIIKPLDS; this is translated from the coding sequence ATGAATCGCCTAGCTATCGTGGACGACGATAATGTCCTACTACACATTTTACAGGATTTATTCGAAGTGAGAGGTCTTCAGGTATCTGCCTTCAATGACCCTATTGCTGCTTTAAAATCGATAAAGGAATTAAAACCGGATGCTGTTCTGTCTGATGTTCTTATGCCGAATTTAACTGGATTTGAACTATGTCGAGAGCTTCGCTCGGACAAATCATTTGCAAAAACCCCCATCTTTCTAATGAGTGCGAAGCATTCCATCGGTGAATTATCGAAGTCAATGATGGCTGGAGCCGATGAGTATATTATTAAGCCTTTTCAAATAGATGATATCTATGAGCATTTGAAACAATTTTATAGGAAGAAAAATAACCCCATCATTATCAAACCTTTGGATAGTTAA
- a CDS encoding endo alpha-1,4 polygalactosaminidase, whose product MKTSQVTAAIIVSMVFFSFPFKKQVQASGPFQNVKDYSLYYGAPTEQAIIHLKTKDLIIIEPQLFSKVQIQDIQSKGTIVIGYISVMETPAWNKLRVKELLSSDYLLKHGERIYFKQWDSYLMDLRQSHYRQLLLSEIKTSISDKGLDGMFLDTVGDIDDWIQDANTQTLTREAYRSFLQDVSDQYPELSMIQNRGFDSLDYALPYIDGLLWEDWRANWKEDLWMKTRVDSLRKEQKKGLTVFSIHLNKESSPGREARKLKFLHIDAPNGYTEIVN is encoded by the coding sequence ATGAAGACATCTCAGGTAACAGCTGCCATTATCGTCTCCATGGTCTTTTTTTCTTTCCCATTCAAGAAGCAAGTCCAAGCTTCTGGTCCTTTTCAAAATGTGAAAGACTACTCCCTCTACTATGGTGCACCTACTGAACAAGCAATCATTCATTTAAAGACCAAGGATCTTATTATTATTGAACCTCAATTGTTCTCAAAGGTGCAGATACAAGACATTCAATCCAAGGGCACTATCGTTATAGGTTATATAAGCGTTATGGAAACCCCTGCCTGGAACAAGCTTCGTGTGAAAGAGCTTCTGTCCTCGGACTATTTATTGAAGCATGGCGAACGTATCTATTTCAAGCAATGGGACTCTTATTTGATGGACTTGCGGCAATCTCATTACCGCCAACTGCTATTGTCAGAAATCAAAACTTCTATCTCAGACAAAGGTTTGGACGGAATGTTCCTGGATACAGTTGGGGATATCGATGACTGGATTCAAGATGCAAATACTCAAACCCTAACAAGAGAAGCTTACCGTTCTTTCCTTCAAGACGTGAGCGACCAATACCCCGAGCTTTCCATGATTCAGAATCGCGGCTTTGATTCACTCGACTATGCGCTGCCTTATATTGATGGTTTGTTATGGGAGGACTGGAGGGCGAATTGGAAAGAGGATTTGTGGATGAAAACAAGAGTGGACAGTCTTCGAAAGGAACAAAAGAAGGGCTTGACCGTATTTTCCATCCATTTAAATAAAGAGAGCTCCCCTGGTAGAGAAGCCCGTAAACTAAAGTTTTTACATATAGACGCACCTAATGGTTATACGGAAATAGTCAACTAG
- a CDS encoding NAD-dependent epimerase/dehydratase family protein: MNILVTGGAGFIASHIVDQLIISGHHVHIFDNLSTGRKENLNPLAVFHQGDLLDNGLTEAFTAARPEVVIHHAAQIDVQTSLSNPLLDAKINILGTLAVLEQCREHGVRKLIYASSAAVYGTPQYLGVDENHPIKPLSFYGISKHTPEHYIESFSSLYELDYTILRYANVYGIRQDPKGEGGVVSIFVDKLLAGKQPLIFGDGEQTRDFIYVKDIVHANMAALSKGSRGIYNISWNEQTSVNALLKEMCDISGMSFNPTYAPSRAGDIVHSRLDNRAALAGLDWSPVYTLRSGLQETFDYYKEQNSL, translated from the coding sequence ATGAATATTTTAGTTACTGGGGGAGCGGGTTTTATTGCTTCACATATTGTCGATCAACTGATCATTTCGGGGCATCACGTACATATTTTTGATAATTTATCTACAGGTCGTAAAGAGAATTTGAATCCCCTTGCTGTCTTCCATCAGGGAGATTTGTTAGATAACGGATTAACAGAGGCATTCACCGCTGCACGCCCAGAAGTCGTGATTCATCATGCTGCACAAATCGATGTTCAGACCTCGCTTTCTAATCCATTACTAGACGCTAAGATCAACATTCTCGGAACCCTTGCCGTCTTGGAACAATGCAGGGAGCATGGTGTTCGAAAGCTGATTTACGCTTCATCCGCAGCTGTATATGGAACCCCACAATATTTAGGTGTTGATGAGAATCATCCGATCAAGCCGCTATCCTTCTATGGCATTTCTAAACATACACCAGAACACTATATAGAGAGCTTTTCTTCTCTTTACGAGCTGGATTATACGATTTTGCGTTATGCGAACGTATATGGGATTAGACAGGATCCAAAAGGTGAGGGAGGCGTAGTCTCCATTTTCGTAGATAAGCTTCTAGCGGGTAAACAACCATTGATTTTTGGTGATGGGGAGCAAACCAGAGATTTTATTTATGTGAAAGATATCGTTCACGCAAATATGGCCGCACTGAGTAAGGGCAGCAGAGGGATATACAATATCAGTTGGAACGAGCAGACGAGTGTTAACGCCCTTCTTAAGGAAATGTGTGACATCAGCGGGATGAGCTTCAATCCCACCTACGCACCTTCTCGAGCAGGAGATATCGTTCACAGCCGATTGGATAATCGCGCTGCGCTTGCCGGTTTGGATTGGAGTCCGGTATATACATTAAGAAGTGGCTTGCAAGAGACCTTTGACTATTACAAAGAACAAAATTCGTTATAA
- a CDS encoding (Fe-S)-binding protein: protein MAKLPAATLQETLIQKLDYEQLTNCMRCGFCLPACPTFKETGVEAESPRGRISLMKAAVDGIMEPGISFEDQMNHCLGCRACEPACPADVKYGQLIEQARDAIETHTKQHRWWVSGVRKIVFKELFPHQKRMSLLGSGLHFYKKSGLQTIVRKTGAVKAFSKHLSDMEKILPDASSKGIVEQLGTYIPAKGEKIATAGMFRGCLMDVLFTETNIKTVKLLSEAGFDVVIPETQNCCGALHAHSGESDQAKAMAKNNIRAFQEAGVDYIVSNAGGCGAILVEYDHLLHEEPEWKESSSWFAARVKDISTILVEQGRPLQFAETIDDGASTRITYQDSCHLRNVMKGSNPSRQLLKEVGNVAFIEMKDAGSCCGSAGIYNVTQPVMANQILEHKMENVNATAAQYLVTSNPGCLLQMKLGIEKHGQKDRMEAVHIADFLYDRVVKK, encoded by the coding sequence GTGGCTAAGCTTCCAGCAGCAACACTTCAAGAAACACTGATACAGAAGCTGGACTATGAACAGTTAACCAATTGTATGCGCTGTGGTTTTTGTCTGCCTGCTTGTCCCACATTCAAGGAGACCGGCGTGGAAGCCGAATCCCCTCGTGGACGAATTTCACTTATGAAAGCGGCCGTGGATGGCATTATGGAGCCAGGTATCAGTTTCGAAGACCAAATGAACCATTGCCTGGGATGCCGCGCTTGTGAACCAGCCTGTCCAGCAGATGTGAAATATGGACAGTTAATTGAGCAGGCACGTGATGCGATTGAGACGCACACGAAGCAGCACAGATGGTGGGTAAGCGGTGTACGCAAGATCGTATTCAAAGAGCTATTCCCTCATCAAAAAAGGATGAGTTTGTTGGGATCAGGCCTTCATTTCTATAAGAAATCAGGGTTGCAAACGATCGTTAGGAAAACGGGCGCTGTAAAGGCATTTTCCAAGCACTTGTCCGATATGGAAAAGATACTCCCTGACGCCTCCAGCAAAGGGATCGTAGAGCAATTGGGTACCTACATTCCGGCAAAAGGGGAAAAGATTGCTACGGCTGGCATGTTCCGCGGCTGTTTAATGGATGTTTTGTTTACCGAAACGAATATCAAAACGGTAAAACTGCTTTCCGAAGCGGGATTTGACGTTGTCATTCCAGAGACACAGAATTGCTGCGGGGCCCTTCATGCACACAGCGGTGAGAGTGATCAAGCCAAAGCTATGGCCAAGAATAACATTCGCGCTTTCCAAGAGGCCGGTGTCGATTATATCGTGTCCAATGCGGGTGGCTGCGGTGCCATTCTAGTGGAGTATGATCATTTGCTTCATGAAGAGCCGGAGTGGAAGGAATCCTCATCTTGGTTCGCTGCGAGAGTGAAGGACATCAGCACGATTCTTGTAGAGCAAGGACGTCCACTTCAGTTCGCAGAAACTATTGATGATGGAGCTTCCACTCGCATTACGTATCAGGACTCTTGTCATCTACGCAATGTCATGAAAGGCAGCAATCCTTCCAGACAGCTTCTGAAAGAGGTAGGCAACGTTGCCTTTATTGAAATGAAAGATGCAGGCTCCTGCTGTGGTTCAGCCGGTATCTATAATGTCACTCAGCCCGTTATGGCGAATCAAATTCTTGAACATAAAATGGAAAATGTGAACGCTACTGCCGCTCAGTATCTGGTTACAAGCAACCCTGGCTGCTTGCTGCAAATGAAGCTGGGTATTGAAAAGCACGGGCAAAAAGACCGCATGGAGGCCGTCCATATTGCCGACTTTTTATATGATAGAGTCGTGAAGAAGTAA